In Azospirillum thermophilum, the sequence TCGTAGTCGCCCGCCGCCGCCCCGCCGGTGGTCACAAGCAGGTCGCAGCCGGCCGCCCCGGCAGCCAGCGCCGCGAGGCTTTCCGCCGTGTCGCGCGCGATGCCGAGGTTGAGGGCGATGGCTCCCTCCGCCACCGCAAGCGCGCAGAGGCCGAGCGCGTTGGTGCTGACGATCTGGCTCGGCCCCAGCGGCTCGCCGGGAAGCGCGATCTCGTCGCCGGTGGCGAGCACGGCGACACGCGGGCGGCGGTGGACGCTGAGCCAGGGGATGTTGGCGCCGGCGGCCAGCGCGACGTCGCGCGCGGTCAGGCGGCGTCCGCGCGGGATCAGTTCCTGCCTGGCGGTGAAGTCGAAGCCGGCGGAGCGGATGAAGCGGCCGGCGGCCACGGCCCGGCCGACCCGGACATGGCCGTCGTCGGCCTCGCAATCCTCCTGCATCACCACGGCGTCGGCGCCGGCCGGGACTGGCGCGCCGGTGAAGATGCGCACCGCCTCGCCCGGGCCGACCGTACCGGCGAAGGCGTGGCCGGCGGCGGACTCGCCGATGCGGCGCAGGGCGACGGGGGAGCCGGGCTGCGCCCGGGCGATGTCGTCGGCGCGCACCGCCCAGCCGTCCATGGCGGCGGCGTCGAAGGGCGGCTGGGTCAGGCGGGCGACCACCGGCTCCGCCAGGACGCGGCCGAGCGCGTCGGGCAGGGCGACGGTCTCCGCCGGCAGTGGACCGAAGGTGGCGAGGATGCGCGCACGGGCCTCCGCGACCGGGATCACGAGGCGGTTCCCCACTCGCCGCTCTTGCCGCCGGCCTTGTGGACGAGTTGCACGCCGGTGATGGTCATGCCGCGGTCCACCGCCTTGCACATGTCGTAGACGGTCAGGGCGGCGACGCTGACGGCGGTCAGCGCCTCCATCTCGACCCCGGTGCGGCCCTTCAGCTTGCAGGTCGCGGTGATGTCCACCGCATTGCGCCCGGGGTCGCAGGTCAGGTCGACCTTCACCGAGGTCAGCGCCAGCGGGTGGCACAGCGGGATCAGGTCGGGCGTGCGCTTGGCCCCCATGATGCCGGCCAGACGGGCGACCGACAGCACGTCGCCCTTCTTCACGCCGCCGTCGAGGATCAGCTTCAGCGTTTCCGGCTGCATGAGGACCGAGCCGCGGGCCGTGGCGGTGCGCTCCGTCTCCGTCTTGTCGGAGACGTCGACCATCACGGCGCGCCCTTCGGCGTCGAAATGGGTGAAGCCGCTCATGGGGTCACCAAAGCCTTTTCGAGGAAGATGGACAACGGGTCGTCCGGATAATCGGCGTAGGGGCCGCGGCCGGTGAAGCCGGCCTTGCGGTAGAGGGCGACCGCCTCCGGTTGCGCCACACCGGTCTCCAGCCGCAGGGCGGCGAGGGCGAGGCCGCGCGCCTCCTCCTCCAGCCGGTCGAGCAGGCGGCGGCCGAGGCCGGCGCCGCGGGCGCCGGGCCGCACATACATGCGCTTGACCTCGCCGTAGCCCTCCGGGTCGATGCGCAGGGCGCCGCAGCCGACCGCCCGGCCGTCGATCCGCGCCACGAAGAAGCGCACGTCGGGGCCGGCCAGCGACTCGATGTCGAGCAGGTGGCAGACCGTGACCGGGTAGATGGCGCGCAGATGCTCGTCCAGCTCGGCGACCAGGGCGCCGGCCTCGGGCTGCCGCGGATCCTCCCGCGCGATGGTCAGGGATGCCGGGGCCACGGTCATCGGGCGGCTCAGGCGAGAAGGGCGCGGGTGGCGGCGGTCACATCCTCCTGCCGCATCAGCGACTCGCCGACCAGGAAGCAGCGCGCCCCCACCGCCGCCATGCGCGACAGGTCGGCCGGGCCGTAGAGTCCGCTCTCCGCCACCAGCATGCGGTCGGCCGGGACGTGGGCGGCCAGCGCCTCGGTGGTCGCCAGATCGACGGCCAGCGTCTTGAGGTTGCGGTTGTTGACGCCGAGCAGGGGCGATTTCAGCGCCAGCGCGCGGTCCAGCTCCTCGCGGTTGTGGACCTCGACCAGCACGTCGAGCCGATGGGCGATGGCCGCCTCTTCGATCTCCTGCGCCTGGGCGTCGGACAGGGCGGCCATGATGATGAGGATGCAGTCGGCGCCGAGCGCGCGGGATTCGGCGATCTGGTAGGGGTCCACCATGAAGTCCTTGCGCAGGACCGGCAGGTCGACCGCGGCGCGGGCGGCCACCAGATAGGCGTCGCAGCCCTGGAAATAGGGCTCGTCCGTCAGCACCGACAGGCAGGTGGCGCCGCCCTCGCGATAGGCGCGGGCCAGCGCCGGCGGGTCGAAGTCGGGGCGGATCAGGCCCTTGGACGGGCTCGCCTTCTTGATCTCGGCGATCAGGCCGTAGCGGCCGGCGGCGACGGCCTCGCGCAGGGCGCGGACGAAGCCGCGCGGCGGGTCGGCGGCGCGGGCGGCGGCCTCAACCTCGCCCGGCGGCCGGGCGAACTTGCGGGACGCGACGAGGGCGCGCTTGTCGTCGCAGATGCGGGCGAGGACGTCGCTCATGCCGCGGCTCCCTGGTTGGTGATGGCGACGAGGCGCTGCAGCGTCATGCGGGCGCCGCCGCTGTCGATGGCCTGCGCCGCCTGGGCGACGCCGTCCTTCAGGGTCTGCACCCGGCCGGCGACCAGCAGCGCCGCGGCGGCGTTCAGCAGCACGATGTCGCGGTAGGGGCTGCGCACCCCGTCGAACAGGGCGTGGATCGCCTCGGCGTTGACCTGGGCGTCGCCGCCCTTCAGGTCCTCGATGCTGGCGCGGGGCAGCCCGGCCTCCTCCGGCGTCACCTCGAACACCGTCACCTCGCCGTCCCGGAGCTGGGCGACGGTGGTCGGGCCGGTGGTGGTGATCTCGTCGAGCCCGTCGGAACCGTGGACGATCCAGGCGGCTTCCGAGCCCAGCCGCTTCAGCACATGGGCGAGCGGCTCGACCCACTGGCGGGCGAAGACGCCGAGGAGCTGGCGCCGCGCGGTGGCCGGGTTGGACAGCGGGCCCATCAGGTTGAAGATGGTGCGGGTGCCGAGCTCGACGCGGGTCGGGCCGACGTTGCGCATGGCGAGATGGTGGCGCGGCGCCATCAGGAAGCCGATGTTGGCCTCCCACAGTGCCTTGCGGATCAGCGCCATGTCGCAGTCGAGATTGACGCCGAGCGCCCCCAGCACGTCGGCCGCGCCGGACTTGGAGGACATGGCGCGGTTGCCGTGCTTGGCGACCGGCAGGCCGCAGGCGGCGAGCACCAGCGCCGCGGCGGTCGAGATGTTGTAGGTGCCGACCCCGTCGCCGCCGGTGCCGCAGGTGTCGATGGTGCCGTCCGGCGCGTCGACCGGGATCGCCTTGGCCCGCATGACGCGGGCGGCGCCGGTGATCTCGTCCACCGTCTCGCCGCGCACCCGCAGCGCCATCAGGAAGCCGCCCATCTGCGACGGGGTGGCGTTGCCCGACATGATGATGTCGAAGGCGAGCCCGGCCTCCTCCTCCGACAGGGTGGCGCCGGTGGCGACCTTGGCGATCAGGGACTTCATATCGGTGATGTCGCCGGTGCCGCTCATGCCGCCGTCTCCAGCCGGTCGCCGCCCGGGGCGGTCAGGTCGAGGAAATTCCTGAGGATGCGGTGGCCGTGCTCGCTCTCGATGCTCTCGGGATGGAACTGCACGCCGTGGATCGGCAGCTTGCGGTGGGCCAGCGCCATGATGAGGCCGTCCGCCGTCTCGCCCACCGGGTCGAGGCAGTCGGGCAGGGTCGCGCGCTCGACGATCAGCGAGTGGTAGCGGGTGGCGCGGAAGGGCGAGGGCAGGCCGGCCAGCACGCCGCGCCCCTCGTGACGGATGTTGTCCACCTTGCCGTGCATCGGGACGGGGGCACGGACGACGCGCCCGCCGAAGGCCTGGCCGATCGCCTGGTGGCCGAGGCAGACCCCCATCAGGGGCAGCCGCGCCTCGGCGGCGGCGGCGATCAGGGGAAGGCAGATGCCGGCGCGGTCGGGGTCGCAGGGGCCGGGCGACAGCAGGATGCCGCCGGGGCGGAGCGCCATCGCCTCCGCCACCGTCATCTGGTCGTTGCGGACGACCCGCACCTCGGCGCCCAGCTCGCCCAGGTAATGGACGAGGTTGTAGGTAAAGCTGTCGTAATTGTCGATGAGCAGCAGCATCCAGGGGCGCCCCAAGCTTCGCCGTGCCGGCAGCACAGGTCCGGCATCCTTCGTGGGACGCTACCCTAGCCGCTGGCATGACGGATTTCCAGCCTTTGGGGCCGTTCCGGCGGCGCATCGGGGGGCTGCGGTCTCTTCCCCGGTCTCTTCCCCCGGTCTCTTCCCCCGGTCTCTCCCCCCGGTCTCTCCTTTGTCCAGTTGCGGCGCGGTGCAGCCGGTGACAGTGTGCGGCCGACCGTACGCCGTCCCATGGGTTCGAGACCTCCCGATGCCGAAGAAGTCGCCGCGCAAACCCCGCAAGGCCGCGGCCCGTTTCCCTGCCATCCGTTTCCCTGCCGTCCAGAACCCGTTCCTGCTGGCCGCCATCGCCGTCGCGCTGGTGTTCGCCCTGGGCTTCGGCCTCTCCCGCCTCGGCGGCTCCTCCGGCGGGGATGCGCCGCCGAAGCCGGTGGCGGGCGTCCCGGCGCCGCCCGCCGCCAAGCCGGCCCCCCCGCCCGCGGCGACCGCCGCGCTGCCCTCGCCCGACGAGGAGGAGGGGGCCTATCCGACAACCGAGCCGGAGCCGGGCAGCCCGGCGGAGGAGCCGGCCCATGCCCCCGCCGTCCCGCCGCCGCCGGTCAAGCCGGTGGTGGCGATGCTGCCGCCGCCGCTGCCGCCATCCCAGGCGCCGTCCGGCACGCCGGCCTGGCGGCGCAACGCCCTGCCCTCGAAGCCGGCGACGGACAAGCCGGCCATCGCCATCGTGATCGACGACATGGGGGTGGACCGCAAGCGTTCGACCCGGATGGCGTCGCTGGCGGGGCCGCTGACGCTGTCCTGGCTGCCCTATGCCCATGACCTGCAGGGCCAGGCCAAGGCCGCCCGCGCCAACGGGCACGAGCTGATGCTGCACCTGCCGATGGAGCCGAGCGTCAAGGCGGATCCGGGGCCGGGGGCGCTGCTCGTCTCGCTCGACCGCGGCGAGATCCAGCGGCGGGTGGCGGCGGCGCTCGGCAGCTTCGACGGCTATGTCGGGGTCAACAACCACATGGGCAGCCGCTTCACCGCCGACCGCAGCCTGATGGCGCCGGTGCTGGGGGAACTCCAGCGCCGCGGGCTGTTGTGGCTGGACAGCCGGACCACGCCCAACAGCGCCGGCATCGCGCTGGCGCGGGAGATGAGGATGCCCTACGCCGCCCGCGACATCTTCCTCGACAACGACATGACCGTGCCGGCCGTGCTCGCCCAGCTGCGGAAGACCGAGCAGGTGGCGCGCAGCCAGGGCTATGCCATCGCCATCGGCCATCCGCACGATGCGACAATCGAGGCCCTGGCGTCCTGGATGCCGGAGGTGCAAAAGCGTGGGTTCGTGCTGGTGCCGGTCAGCGCGGTGGTGAAGGCCCACCATGCCGGCGGCTGACCCGCGATGCGTGCTCCAGGAGGAACGAGAGATGGCCGATAGCTACAAGGTGGACGGCATGACCTGCGGCGGCTGCGCCCGGTCGGTGACCAACGCCATCACCAAGGCCGCCCCGTCGGCGGCGGTGACGGTCGACCTGGCCAACGGCACGGTGACGGTGGACGGCGGCGTGCCGGCCGACACGGTGAAGCGGGCGGTGGAGGCCGCCGGCTTCGACTTCCGCGGTGCGGCATAATCTTCGCAACCGCACAAAAACCCTTCAAGAGTTGCGGTTTTCAGCGGATACTCGACGGGATCCCGACACCGATCCCGTGCGAGGTCCCATGCCGCTGTACTCATACCGCTGCACCGCCTGCGACCACCCGTTCGAGACGCTGGTCCGCGGCGCCGAAACGCCCGCCTGCCCGTCCTGCGGCTCGACGGCGCGGGAGAAGCTCGTCTCCCGTCCCGCCACCCCCGGCAGCTCGGGCGAGATGCTGAAGACGGCGCGGCGTGCCGCGGCACGCGAGGGACACTTCAGCAACTACAGCAAGGCCGAGCGGTCGAAGATCTGACCGCCCGTCCGAAGGAGCGGTTCCAGAACTCCTGCAATTACCGATGGACCTGCGGCGGCCCGGTTCGATAGCGTGGTCGCGGGGGTGCCGTCCGGCATCCTGCGCGGTGTGGATATCGGAACGAGGCGGCAGCATGGAGTCCTTTCGTCGCGTCACCGAGGGCAGCGGCCTCGTGCTGCACGCTCCGGCCGCCCTCCGGCTCGACGCGGGAGCGCTGCAGGCGGAGTATGCCGCGCTGGACGCCGCGCTGCCGGAGGGGGAGCGGGGGCATTTCGGCGCGGGATCCGGCAGCGGCTGGACCTCCGTCCCGCTGTTCGACGGGCGCGACCCGTGCCCGGCGGCTGCCTTCATGCCGAGCGTCGGCGCCCTGCTGGCGGCGCGGACGGAGTGGCCGGTGCGGCGGGCGCATCTGCTGCGCCAGCCGCCGGGGGGCAGCCTCGCATGGCATTACGACAATCAGGCCCTGCACCGGGCCGAGACCCGCCTGCTGATCCCGATCCATCAGCCGCCGGGTGCGGTGACCCTGATCGGCCACGAGTCCGCCGCCTATCCCGAGGGGCAGTGCTGGACCGGCGACTTCTGCTTCCCCCATCAGGTGGAAAACCCCGCCGCCCGGGAGCGCATCGTGCTGGTCGTCGACGTGCTGAGCGTGCCGCCGGTCGCCGCGCTGTTCCCGCCGGTCCTGTCCGCCGAACTGGCCTTGCGGGAGCGTCTGGCCAGTGAAGCGGTCGGGCTGCTGCTGTCGTCGCGCGCCCGGTCCGCCGCCTAGCGGCCCCGACGCTCGCCCCCCGGACGCTCAGCCCCGCCGCCGCAGTGCCAGCACGCCGACGGCCCAGGCCAGCGAGACCGCCAGCGCCAGGGCGAGCGCCGCGGCGCGGCCGAGCGGCTCGGCGGTCAGGTGGGCGCAGAGGACGCACAGCGCGAAGCCGGGATTGGTGACCAGGGCGCTGCGCATCGCCGCCGCTACCGCCGTGCCGCCCAGGCGGCTGTGCAGGATCACGGCGAGGCTGGTCAGGGCGATGGGATAGATGGCGGCGATGCCGGTAGCGGTCGGCCCGATGACATGGCTGGCGGTCGTCACCGTGGCGACCAGCAGCCCGACCAGCGCGGCGCGGGCCGGGATGTCGTACCAGCGGGCCACCGGACGGCGCGGCGATGCGGCATGGTCCGGCGGCGTCCGCACCGCCAGGGCGGCCAGCCCATAGGCGGCGAGGTTGACCAGCAGGGCGCCCGTCAGGCTCCACGGCCCGGCGGCGCGCAGCAGTACGGCCAGGCCGATCCACAGGGCCGAGGCCAGCCCCACCGTGGCGGCCATGCCGAAACGCGGCGCCGCCCGCACCAGCGCCGCCAGGAACAGGATCATCGCCCCGTTGGTGACGAGGCTGGACAGCGCGCTGTCGGCGATGAAGCGGTCGTCATGCTCCAGGGCGAGCAGCACATAGGCCGGCCCGGTCGAGACGGGCAGGGTGGAGATGATGCCGCCGATCGCCGGTCCCGCCTTCTCCGAGACGATGGAGGCGACGACGACGACCAGTGCGGCCGCCGCGATCTTGATCAGCAGCGGCAGCAGCAGCACCGCGTCGAACGGCATGGGGCGGGAATCAGCGGTCCGCGGTGGCGCGGATCGTCTCCTCCGCCGCGCGGATCAGGGCCTTGGCCTTGTTGACCGTCTCCTGATACTCGGCCTCCGGGTCGCTGTCGGCGACCACGCCGCCGCCGGCCTGGACATACATCATGCCGTCCTTCAGCACGGCGGTGCGCAGCGCGATGCAGGTGTCCATGGCTCCCGAGGCGCCGAAATAGCCGACGCAGCCGGCATAGACGCCGCGGCGGGCCTTCTCCAGCTCGTCGATGATCTCCATGGCGCGGACCTTCGGCGCGCCGGACACCGTGCCGGCGGGGAAACCCGCCACCAGCGCGTCGAGCGCGTCATGCGCCGGATCCAGCTCGCCCTCCACGTTGGAGACGATGTGCATGACGTGGCTGTAGAGCTCGACGATCATCTTCTGCGTGACCTTGACCGTGCCGATCTTCGCCACGCGGCCGACGTCGTTGCGGCCGAGGTCGAGCAGCATCAGATGCTCGGCCAGCTCCTTCGGGTCGTTCAGCAGGTCGTCGGCCAGCGCCTGGTCCTCCTCCGGCGTGGCGCCGCGCTTGCGGGTGCCGGCGATGGGACGGATGGTCACCTTGCCGTCGCGCACGCGCACCAGGATCTCCGGGCTGGAGCCCACCAGCGTCAGCTCGCCGAAGTCGCAATGGAACAGGAAGGGCGACGGGTTCAGCCGGCGCAGCGTGCGGTACAGCGCCAGCGGCGACGGCTTGAAGGGGAAGCGGATGCGCTGGGACGGCACGACCTGGAAGATGTCGCCGGCGCGGATGTACTCCTTCGCCCGCTCGACGATCGCGTGATACTCCTCGCGCGTCGTGTTGGAGGTCCAGTCGAGCGGCAGCCCGGCCTCGCTGCGCGGCTCCCGCCGGTAGGGCAGCGGACGCTCCAGGTCGGCCAGCGCGTCGTCCAGCCGCTCCCGCGCGTCCGCCCAGGCGGCCCGCGCGTCGACCCCGGCCTTCGGCCAGACCGGGGTGACCAGCGTCACCGAGTCGGTGTGGCTGTCGAAGATGGCGACGATGCTGGGGCGGGTCAGGATGGCGTCGGGGATGTTCAGCTCGTCCGGGTTGTCGTCGGGCAGACGCTCCATCAGACGGACCATGTCGTAGGTCAGGTAGCCGAACAGGCCGGCCGCCATCGGCGGCAGCTCGGCCGGCAGCTCGATGCGGCTCTCGTTGATGAGGGCGCGCAGCGTGTCGAGCGGCTTGCCCGGCAGCGGCGCGTAGGCGTCGCGGTCGTGCAGGGCGTCGCGGTTGACCTCCGCCCCGGCCCGCCGGCAGCGCCAGACGAGGTCGGGCTTGAAGCCGATCACCGAATAGCGGTCGCGCCGCGAGCCCGCCCCGCGTTCCGCCGACTCCAGAAGGAAGCCGAAGGGACGGCCGTCCGCCAGCTTCATGTAGGCGGAGACCGGGGTCTCCAGGTCGCTGACCAGCGTGGTCCACACCACCTGCGGCTTGCCGGCCGCGTAGGCGGCGTCGAAGGCGGTGAATTCGGGCTGAACCTTCACGGCACTGGACCTTCTCTTGGCCTGCCTTCCGGGGCGGGGCGTCAGTTGCTGTTGGCGAAGAACTGCTCGATCCGGTCGCGGTGGATGACGACCGGGTAGCGGCTGCGCAGCGCGTTGCCGAACTGGGCCATCAGGTCGCTCTCCAGCCCCTGGGTCACCGTGCTCTCGACCTGGGCGAGGGTGGCGTCCGCGGCGGCCGGGTCGGCGGCGATGACCTCCTTCAGGCGGGCGACCACCTGGGAGTCGGCGGTGGCGCCTGTGACGACCTCGCCGGGCTTGGCCTCGAACAGCTTGCGGACCATGTCGCCGGGCAGTCCTTCGACCGAGCGGGCGTCGCGGGTGAAGGGGGCGGTCATGGCGAAGCTGGCGCCGGCCTGGGTGGCGACGTCCTGGGCCGCGGCCTCCGAGCCCTGCTTCAGCCGGGCGGCGATCTCCTCGGCCTTCTTGCCGGCGGCGGCGGCGCGCTTCTCCGCCTGCCATTCGGCGACCACCTGGTCGCGCACCTCGGCCAGCGGGCGGACGGCGGCCGGGGTGATGCTGTCGACGCGCACCGCGGTGAAGACGCCGCTGGGGCCTTCCGACAGGTTGGAGGCGGCGCCGGCCTTGAGCTGGAAGGCAGCCGGCAGCAGCGATTTCAGCGTCGTCAGGTCGGGGGCGGCGTCCTTGCCGTCCGGCGCCTTGCCGGTGCTGTCCACCGCGGCGATCTTGCGCAGGACGAGGCCCTGGGCCTGGGCGACCTCCTCCAGCGGCGCGCCGGAGGCGAGCTGGTCCTCCGCCCGGTTGGCGATGGAGAAGACCGAGTCGAGCGCCTGCTCCTTGCGCAGCTCGGCCAGGAGCTGCTCGCGCACCTCGTCGAAGCTGCGGGCGGTCGCCGGCTGGATGCCGGTCACCGACAGGACGTGCCAGCCGAGGCCGGACTTCACCGGCTCGCCGACCGTGCCCTGGGCGAGCGAGAAGGCAGCGTCGCCCAGCTCCGGCAACTCGTCGCGGGCGATGCCGTCGAGGGTCAGCGGCTCGACGCCCGCGTCCCTGGCGGCGGCGGCGAGGCCCTTGGACCTGGCCGCCTCGGCGATCTGCTTCGCCTTCGCCTCGTCGTCCACCACGACCATCTGGATGGAGCGCTTCTCCGGCGTGGTGAACTCGGCGGCGTGCTCGTCATAGGCGGCGCGCAGCCGGTCGTCGGGGATGGCGATGTCCCTGGCGATGGCGTCGGCCGACAGGGTGGCGACGGTCAGCGCGCGGTACTCCGGCGCGGTGTAGCGGACCTGATGGTCCTCGTAGGACCGGGTGACCTCGGCATCGTCGGGGGCGCCGACGTCGCCGATGCCGGCGTTCGGCAGGGTCACCACCTCGGCCACGCGCTTCTCGCCGCGGAAGCGGTAGAGCGCCTCGACCAGCGGCTTGGGCGCGGTGACGCTGGCGCCGACGGCGCCGGCCACCAGCTCCCGCGCGGTCTCGCGGCGGATCAGCGCCACGTAGCCGTCCTCGGTCAACTGGTTGTTGCGCAGCACCGTGCGGAACAGGTTGGAGTCGAACTGGCCCTGCTGGTTGCGGAAGGCCGGCTCGTCGGCGATGCGCAGCTTGACCACCTCCGACCCGACGCTGATGCCGGCGTCCTTGGCCGCGAGGTCGAGCAGCGTGCGCTGCACCAGCCCGTTCAGCGACTGGTCCAGCAGGCCGAACTGCCTGGCCTGCTCCACCGTCAGGTTGCCGCCCAGCATCGGGCGCAGCCGGTCGATCTGGCGGCGGAACTCCTGGTCGAGCGCGTCGCGCTTGATCTCGACCTTGCCGACCTCGGCCACCGTGTCGGAGATGCCCGACTGGCGGACGACGTCGCCGATGCCCCAGACGCCGAAGCTGAGGATGAGCAGCACGAACAGGATCTTGACGATCCACGAACCGGCGAAATTGCGGATGAACTGGAGCATGGGACCCGAAGTGAATGCACGTCGATCGGCCTCAGGGCCGGGGCGGCGCATCATAGGCAGCGGGAAATGGCCCGGCAACTCCCGTTTTCCCGCCGGGATTCCCGGCCGGGCGGGTGGAAATCCGCTGCCGCGCTTGCTAGAAGGGGCGCGAAGCTGGCCCGACCCCGCACCAGCGATAAGGAAGGAACTGCACCATGGCCGAGCGCCGCAAGCTGATCGCCGGGAACTGGAAGATGAACGGGCTGAAGGCCGACGGCCTCGCCCTCGCCTCGGACCTCGCGGGGCGGCTGAAGGGCGCCGGCACGGTCGCCTTCGACATGCTGGTGTGCCCGCCCTTCCCGCTGCTGTTCCCGGTGGCCGAGGCGATCAAGGACAGCCCGCTGGCGCTCGGCGCGCAGGACTGCTCCTTCAAGACCTCCGGCGCCCACACCGGCGACGTCAGCCCGGTGATGCTGACGGACGCCGGCTGCCGCTACGTCATCCTCGGCCATTCCGAGCGCCGCGCCGACCACGGCGAGGGCGACGCGCTGATCGCCGCCAAGGCGGCGGCCGCGCACAAGGAGGGGCTGGTCGCCATCATCTGCGTCGGCGAGACGGAGCAGCAGCGCGACGCCGGCCAGGCGGACGCCGTGGTCTCCGCGCAGCTCGCGGGCTCGATCCCGGCCGGCGCCACCGCCGCCAACACGGTCATCGCCTACGAGCCGGTCTGGGCGATCGGCACCGGCAAGACCGCGACCCCGACGACGTCAAGGCGATGCACGCCCACATCCGGGCCGAGCTGTCCGGCAAGGTGGAGCAGCCGGACGCCGTGCGCATCCTCTACGGCGGCTCGGTCAAGCCGTCCAACGCGGCCGAGCTGATGGCGGTGGAGAATGTCGACGGGGCGCTGGTCGGCGGGGCGTCGCTGAAGGCCGACGATTTCTGGGCCATCGGGACGAGTTGCCGCTAGCATCTTCCGTCGTAGCGCGGTAGAAACAGTGGGCGCGCGCCACGGGCCCGATCAACGGCCCGTGGCGCGCTATCGATTTTTCAGGACGGGTTTGGGGAAGCGCTTCGCATGGAATCGGTCATCCTGGTGGTTCATCTGCTGATCGCGGTGGCGCTGGTTGGCGTCATCCTGATCCAGCGGTCCGAAGGCGGCGGCCTGGG encodes:
- a CDS encoding peptidylprolyl isomerase; translated protein: MLQFIRNFAGSWIVKILFVLLILSFGVWGIGDVVRQSGISDTVAEVGKVEIKRDALDQEFRRQIDRLRPMLGGNLTVEQARQFGLLDQSLNGLVQRTLLDLAAKDAGISVGSEVVKLRIADEPAFRNQQGQFDSNLFRTVLRNNQLTEDGYVALIRRETARELVAGAVGASVTAPKPLVEALYRFRGEKRVAEVVTLPNAGIGDVGAPDDAEVTRSYEDHQVRYTAPEYRALTVATLSADAIARDIAIPDDRLRAAYDEHAAEFTTPEKRSIQMVVVDDEAKAKQIAEAARSKGLAAAARDAGVEPLTLDGIARDELPELGDAAFSLAQGTVGEPVKSGLGWHVLSVTGIQPATARSFDEVREQLLAELRKEQALDSVFSIANRAEDQLASGAPLEEVAQAQGLVLRKIAAVDSTGKAPDGKDAAPDLTTLKSLLPAAFQLKAGAASNLSEGPSGVFTAVRVDSITPAAVRPLAEVRDQVVAEWQAEKRAAAAGKKAEEIAARLKQGSEAAAQDVATQAGASFAMTAPFTRDARSVEGLPGDMVRKLFEAKPGEVVTGATADSQVVARLKEVIAADPAAADATLAQVESTVTQGLESDLMAQFGNALRSRYPVVIHRDRIEQFFANSN